Proteins encoded within one genomic window of Xylophilus sp. GOD-11R:
- a CDS encoding phage tail protein: protein MAQFSVNATRFDPYKNFKFRVKWDGRYVAGISKVGALKRSTDLVEHREGGDPSSSRKSPGRTKFDAITLERGVTHDTEFEKWANKVWNFGAGMGAEVSLKDFRKDLIIEVFNEAGQLAIAYKVYRCWVSEYQALPDLDANGNAVAIQHLKLENEGWERDYDVAEPSEPKYTEPAT from the coding sequence ATGGCTCAGTTCAGCGTCAACGCGACCCGGTTCGACCCCTACAAGAACTTCAAGTTCAGGGTGAAGTGGGACGGCCGCTACGTGGCCGGCATCTCCAAGGTGGGCGCGCTCAAGCGCTCCACCGACCTGGTCGAGCACCGCGAGGGCGGCGACCCGTCGAGTTCGCGCAAGTCGCCGGGCCGCACCAAGTTCGACGCGATCACGCTGGAGCGCGGCGTGACCCACGACACCGAATTCGAGAAGTGGGCCAACAAGGTCTGGAACTTCGGCGCGGGCATGGGTGCCGAGGTGTCGCTCAAGGACTTCCGCAAGGACCTGATCATCGAGGTGTTCAACGAGGCCGGGCAGCTCGCCATCGCCTACAAGGTCTACCGCTGCTGGGTCTCCGAATACCAGGCGCTGCCCGACCTCGACGCCAACGGCAACGCCGTGGCCATTCAGCACCTCAAGCTGGAGAACGAGGGCTGGGAACGCGACTACGACGTGGCCGAGCCGTCCGAGCCGAAATACACCGAACCGGCCACCTGA
- a CDS encoding phage tail sheath family protein, giving the protein MPAALTYPGVYIQEVSSGVRTITGVATSITAFVGRAASGPSDDPTMLTGFSDFERRFGGLDAASPMSYAVRDFYLNGGSLALIVRVVPEDAATATLRLGGEGSPSDDLVLTAASAGEWGNRLSAMVDHDTDRALRPVSSPDLDEVARSTRFNLTVRYRVKPGVDRFVVETFNAVSTVDGDARYLPRVLERESSLVRVSGAVPAARPPNNVTGAGAQRVAEWLDADVGSGSDGSPLTDNDVIGEPGAKTGLYALNRADLFNLLCIPPLARDSTSLPSSYTATSASVYAPALALCVQRRALLIVDPDPLWGASIDRAIENATDGRNDLGLSGPDARNAALYFPCVRQVDPLRDGRVDTFVPSGIVAGVIARTDVTRGVWKAPAGLDAALGGVQALQVDLNDLENGQLNPLGINCLRNFGVNGRVVWGARTLRGADVAADEYKYLPVRRLALFLEESLYRGTQGVVFEPNDEPLWAQVRLNVGAFMQGMFRQGAFQGASARDAYFVKCDSQTTTQNDINLGILNIVVGFAPLKPAEFVVIQIQQMAGQIPT; this is encoded by the coding sequence ATGCCAGCCGCCTTGACCTATCCGGGTGTCTACATCCAGGAAGTTTCCAGTGGGGTCCGCACCATCACCGGGGTCGCGACTTCCATCACCGCCTTCGTCGGCCGCGCCGCTTCCGGGCCTTCGGACGACCCGACCATGCTCACCGGCTTCTCCGACTTCGAACGCCGTTTCGGCGGCCTCGATGCGGCCAGCCCCATGAGCTATGCGGTGCGCGATTTCTATCTCAACGGAGGCAGCCTCGCGCTCATCGTGCGGGTGGTGCCCGAAGACGCCGCCACCGCCACGCTGCGGCTGGGCGGGGAGGGCAGTCCGTCCGACGACCTGGTGCTCACCGCGGCCAGCGCCGGCGAGTGGGGCAACCGGCTCAGTGCCATGGTGGACCACGACACCGACCGCGCGCTGCGGCCGGTCTCCTCGCCCGACCTCGACGAAGTCGCCCGCAGCACACGCTTCAACCTCACCGTGCGCTACCGGGTCAAGCCCGGCGTCGATCGCTTCGTGGTCGAGACCTTCAACGCCGTCTCCACCGTGGATGGCGACGCGCGCTACCTGCCGCGGGTGCTGGAGCGTGAATCGTCGCTGGTGCGGGTGTCGGGCGCGGTGCCGGCGGCCCGGCCGCCGAACAACGTCACCGGGGCCGGTGCGCAGCGCGTGGCCGAATGGCTGGACGCCGACGTCGGCTCGGGCTCGGACGGCTCGCCGCTGACCGACAACGACGTCATCGGCGAGCCGGGCGCCAAGACCGGCCTCTACGCGCTCAACCGTGCCGACCTGTTCAACCTGCTGTGCATTCCGCCGCTGGCGCGCGACAGCACCAGCCTGCCGTCGAGCTACACCGCCACGTCGGCCAGCGTCTATGCGCCGGCGCTGGCGCTGTGCGTGCAGCGGCGCGCGCTGCTCATCGTCGACCCCGATCCGCTCTGGGGCGCATCGATCGACCGCGCCATCGAAAACGCCACCGACGGCCGCAACGACCTCGGCCTTTCGGGGCCCGATGCCCGCAACGCCGCGCTGTACTTTCCATGCGTGCGCCAGGTCGATCCGCTGCGCGACGGCCGTGTCGACACCTTCGTGCCCAGCGGCATCGTGGCCGGCGTCATCGCACGCACCGACGTGACCCGCGGCGTGTGGAAGGCGCCCGCCGGGCTCGACGCGGCGCTCGGCGGCGTGCAGGCCTTGCAGGTCGACCTGAACGATCTGGAGAACGGCCAACTCAATCCGCTGGGCATCAACTGCCTGCGCAATTTCGGCGTGAATGGCCGGGTGGTGTGGGGTGCGCGCACCCTGCGCGGCGCCGACGTGGCGGCCGACGAATACAAGTACCTGCCGGTGCGCCGCCTGGCGCTGTTCCTGGAAGAAAGTCTCTATCGCGGCACGCAGGGCGTGGTGTTCGAGCCCAACGACGAGCCGCTCTGGGCACAGGTGCGGCTCAACGTCGGCGCCTTCATGCAGGGCATGTTCCGGCAGGGCGCGTTCCAGGGCGCCAGCGCCCGCGATGCGTACTTCGTGAAGTGCGACAGCCAGACCACCACGCAGAACGACATCAACCTCGGCATCCTGAACATCGTGGTGGGCTTCGCGCCGCTCAAGCCGGCCGAATTCGTCGTGATCCAGATCCAGCAGATGGCTGGCCAGATTCCAACTTGA
- a CDS encoding molybdopterin oxidoreductase family protein, translating into MTPDSTSSPERVVHGTCPHDCPDTCAMLITVKDGVATKVRGDPAHPTTQGVLCTKVSRYLERTYSPDRILYPMRRVGAKGPGQGSWERIGWDEALDIVAGKLKAIAAEDPQAILPYAYSGTLGLVHNFGMPRRFFHRLGASLPERVLCATAGRTGYNTVIGAQVGTDIVHFTEARLIVLWGTNPITSNLHLWTRIAEARRHGARVIAIDPYRSQSAEKADWHLAPLPGTDGALAFGLMHLLIRDGKLDRDYIDRHTLGFDALAERAAGFTPEVVAGITGLSVADIEQLATEYGAERRSAIRVNFGLQRHAGGGNAMRAIACLPALTGAWREVGGGVLMDVAGAHAVDLAKLDARHLLPDPPPRTVNMAQIGKALTELNDPPIKALFVYASNPVAIAPNNGLVRRGLLRPDLFTVVHEIFSTDTCDYADIVLPATTQLEQFDMHRPYGTLYTMLNEQAIAPLGEACSNAELFRRLAARMGFDEPCLRQTDEEIAFEAYDRSAPVNANLDFDTLRRQGWQRLDLPERYAPFAEGNFPTPSGKCEFESASAARQGWSAVPEFVAPRESAAADPQLAARFPFTLLTPPARHYLNSSFSSIESLVRDVGEPWVDIHANDAADRAIADGDRVRVFNDRGAFEVIARVGDKTRTGVLVAPSIWWLKKAGDGENVNAVTSDGLTDIGRGASYYDTAVQITRC; encoded by the coding sequence ATGACCCCTGATTCGACAAGCTCCCCGGAACGCGTGGTGCACGGCACCTGTCCGCACGACTGCCCCGACACCTGCGCCATGCTGATCACCGTGAAAGACGGCGTGGCCACGAAGGTGCGCGGCGACCCGGCGCATCCCACCACCCAGGGCGTGCTCTGCACCAAGGTTTCGCGCTACCTGGAGCGCACCTACAGCCCGGACCGCATCCTCTACCCCATGCGCCGCGTCGGCGCCAAGGGCCCGGGGCAGGGCAGCTGGGAGCGCATCGGCTGGGACGAGGCGCTCGACATCGTCGCCGGCAAGCTGAAGGCCATCGCTGCGGAAGATCCACAGGCGATCCTGCCGTACGCCTACTCCGGCACGCTCGGCCTGGTCCACAACTTCGGCATGCCGCGCCGTTTCTTCCACCGCCTGGGCGCCTCGCTGCCCGAACGCGTGCTCTGCGCTACGGCCGGCCGCACCGGCTACAACACCGTGATCGGCGCGCAGGTCGGCACCGACATCGTCCATTTCACCGAAGCGCGGTTGATCGTGCTGTGGGGCACCAACCCCATCACCTCCAACCTGCATCTGTGGACCCGCATCGCCGAAGCCCGCCGACACGGCGCGCGCGTGATCGCGATCGATCCCTACCGTTCGCAGTCCGCCGAAAAGGCCGACTGGCACCTCGCGCCCCTGCCGGGCACCGACGGCGCACTGGCTTTCGGGCTCATGCACCTGCTGATCCGCGACGGCAAGCTCGACCGCGACTACATCGATCGCCACACCCTGGGTTTCGACGCCCTGGCCGAGCGTGCGGCCGGGTTCACGCCCGAGGTCGTCGCCGGCATCACCGGCCTGTCGGTGGCCGACATCGAACAGCTCGCGACCGAATACGGCGCCGAACGCCGCTCCGCCATCCGTGTCAACTTCGGCCTGCAGCGCCATGCCGGCGGCGGTAACGCCATGCGCGCCATCGCCTGCCTGCCCGCGCTCACCGGCGCCTGGCGCGAGGTCGGCGGCGGCGTGCTGATGGACGTCGCCGGCGCGCACGCGGTCGACCTGGCCAAGCTCGACGCCCGCCATCTGCTGCCCGACCCGCCGCCGCGCACCGTCAACATGGCGCAGATCGGCAAGGCGCTCACCGAGCTGAACGATCCGCCGATCAAGGCCCTGTTCGTCTACGCCTCCAACCCGGTGGCCATCGCGCCCAACAACGGCCTGGTGCGGCGCGGCCTGCTGCGGCCCGACCTGTTCACCGTGGTGCATGAGATCTTCTCAACCGACACCTGCGACTACGCCGACATCGTGCTGCCGGCCACCACCCAGTTGGAGCAGTTCGACATGCACCGGCCATACGGCACGCTCTACACCATGCTCAACGAGCAGGCGATCGCGCCGCTGGGCGAGGCGTGTTCCAACGCCGAGCTGTTTCGCCGCCTGGCCGCGCGCATGGGCTTCGACGAGCCGTGCTTGCGCCAGACCGACGAGGAAATCGCCTTCGAGGCCTACGACCGCAGCGCTCCGGTCAACGCCAACCTGGATTTCGACACCCTGCGCCGCCAGGGCTGGCAGCGCCTGGACCTGCCGGAGCGTTATGCGCCTTTCGCCGAAGGCAACTTCCCCACGCCGTCGGGCAAATGCGAATTCGAAAGCGCCAGCGCTGCCCGACAGGGCTGGAGTGCCGTGCCCGAATTTGTCGCGCCGCGCGAATCGGCGGCGGCCGATCCGCAACTCGCCGCGCGCTTTCCGTTCACGCTGCTGACGCCGCCGGCCCGGCACTACCTGAACTCGAGCTTTTCCTCGATCGAATCGCTGGTCCGCGACGTAGGCGAACCCTGGGTCGACATCCACGCCAACGACGCCGCCGACCGGGCCATCGCCGACGGCGACCGGGTGCGTGTCTTCAACGACCGGGGTGCCTTCGAGGTCATCGCCAGAGTAGGGGACAAGACACGCACCGGCGTGCTGGTGGCGCCGTCGATCTGGTGGTTGAAGAAGGCCGGCGATGGCGAGAACGTGAACGCTGTCACCTCCGACGGCCTGACCGACATCGGCCGTGGCGCGAGCTACTACGACACGGCCGTACAGATCACGAGGTGCTGA
- a CDS encoding MarR family winged helix-turn-helix transcriptional regulator: MPISAAKDPLVCNGAALRKASRRVTQLYDTALAPSGISVAQRSVLVHIQRAGSPTMSELAYAMVLDRSALARNIRPLERDGYLVQSRDDADGRSRRLELTPAGSAKLAESNRLWRTAQRRFETVYGADRAVALRLALAEIFSDEFAEAFARA; this comes from the coding sequence ATGCCCATCTCCGCCGCCAAGGATCCGCTCGTCTGCAACGGCGCGGCGCTGCGCAAGGCCAGCCGCCGCGTCACCCAGCTCTACGACACCGCGCTGGCACCGTCGGGCATCAGCGTCGCGCAGCGCTCGGTGCTGGTGCATATCCAGCGCGCCGGCAGCCCCACCATGAGCGAGCTGGCCTACGCCATGGTGCTCGACCGCTCTGCGCTGGCCCGCAACATCCGCCCGCTCGAGCGCGACGGCTACCTGGTGCAGTCGCGCGACGACGCCGACGGGCGCAGCCGGCGGCTCGAGCTCACACCCGCCGGCAGCGCCAAGCTCGCCGAATCCAACCGCCTCTGGCGCACCGCCCAGCGTCGCTTCGAAACCGTCTACGGTGCCGATCGAGCGGTGGCGCTGCGGCTGGCGCTGGCCGAAATCTTTTCCGACGAATTCGCTGAGGCTTTTGCCCGAGCCTGA
- a CDS encoding MATE family efflux transporter, whose translation MTAIPTPATGPSARPAADARLRRMLEAPIVPTLLRMGWPNILMMLAQASTGLVEMWFLARLGTDVLAGVAVVIPVLMLMQNMSQGAMGGGISAAVARALGARDAALTASLARHAVALNAALGLFFSVLLLAASTPLFQAMGARGAALDAAREYGHVLFASLVLMWVMNALASVVRGTGNMLVPGGVICGGALLLVPVSAGLIFGFGPVPALGAAGGAWALVLYYAGGSIALAWYCASGRNTARLVRGPLHWAPMRGILTVGALACLNPFLTNGLIALTTAIVGAYGGTEALAGYATAARLEYLLIPIAFGLGAPMVALVGANIGAGQLPRARHIALAGGAIAFVLAEAIGLLAAGMPEAWLRLFGADPRLIETGAHYLRIVGPFYGFFAMGFSLYFASQGAGRLAWPLAAGAVRLVVFAGIGWVALALTGSMTGFFAMGAVAMALYGSIVLWSVSSWTRPGARRAPQ comes from the coding sequence ATGACCGCGATCCCGACGCCCGCTACCGGCCCATCCGCACGCCCCGCCGCCGACGCGCGCCTGCGCCGCATGCTCGAGGCGCCCATCGTGCCCACGCTGCTGCGCATGGGCTGGCCCAACATCCTGATGATGCTGGCGCAGGCCTCCACCGGGCTGGTGGAGATGTGGTTCCTGGCGCGACTGGGCACCGATGTGCTGGCGGGCGTGGCGGTGGTGATTCCGGTGCTGATGCTCATGCAGAACATGTCCCAGGGCGCCATGGGCGGCGGCATTTCGGCGGCGGTGGCGCGCGCACTGGGCGCGCGCGACGCGGCCCTGACCGCATCGCTCGCACGCCATGCGGTGGCGTTGAACGCGGCGCTAGGCCTGTTCTTTTCGGTGCTGCTGCTGGCGGCGTCCACGCCCTTGTTCCAGGCCATGGGCGCGCGCGGCGCGGCGCTGGACGCCGCGCGCGAATACGGCCACGTGCTGTTCGCCTCGCTGGTGCTGATGTGGGTGATGAACGCACTGGCCAGCGTGGTGCGCGGCACCGGCAACATGCTGGTGCCGGGCGGCGTGATCTGCGGTGGCGCGCTGCTGTTGGTGCCGGTGTCGGCCGGGCTGATCTTCGGCTTCGGCCCGGTGCCGGCGCTGGGTGCGGCGGGCGGCGCGTGGGCGCTGGTGCTGTATTACGCGGGTGGTTCCATCGCCCTGGCCTGGTACTGCGCCAGCGGCCGCAACACGGCGCGGCTGGTGCGCGGCCCGCTGCATTGGGCGCCGATGCGCGGCATCCTGACGGTGGGCGCCCTCGCCTGCCTCAACCCGTTTCTCACCAACGGTCTGATCGCGCTGACGACCGCCATCGTCGGCGCCTACGGCGGCACCGAAGCGCTCGCGGGCTATGCCACCGCCGCACGGCTGGAATACCTGCTGATCCCGATCGCGTTCGGGCTGGGCGCGCCGATGGTGGCGCTGGTCGGGGCCAACATCGGCGCCGGGCAGTTGCCGCGCGCCCGTCACATCGCGCTGGCGGGCGGCGCCATCGCCTTCGTGCTGGCCGAGGCCATCGGCCTGCTGGCCGCCGGCATGCCCGAAGCCTGGCTGCGGCTGTTCGGCGCCGATCCCCGCCTGATCGAAACCGGCGCGCATTACCTGCGCATCGTCGGGCCGTTCTATGGTTTCTTCGCGATGGGCTTTTCGCTGTATTTCGCATCGCAGGGCGCGGGCCGGCTGGCGTGGCCGCTGGCCGCGGGTGCGGTGCGGCTGGTGGTGTTCGCAGGCATCGGCTGGGTAGCGCTCGCGCTTACCGGGTCCATGACCGGGTTCTTCGCGATGGGGGCGGTGGCCATGGCGCTCTACGGCTCGATCGTGCTGTGGTCGGTGTCGTCATGGACCCGGCCGGGCGCCCGCCGAGCGCCTCAGTAG
- a CDS encoding UBP-type zinc finger domain-containing protein produces MSHRPHHCTHLDQIREVTPSARGCEECLKLGSAWVHLRICRSCGHVGCCDDSPHRHARAHHASTGHPVIEGYDPPEGWGWCFVDDVAIDLGEDTTPQLGPIPRFY; encoded by the coding sequence ATGAGCCACCGACCACACCACTGCACCCATCTCGACCAGATCCGCGAAGTGACGCCCAGCGCGCGTGGCTGCGAGGAATGCCTGAAGCTCGGAAGCGCCTGGGTGCATTTGCGCATCTGCCGCAGTTGCGGCCACGTCGGCTGCTGCGACGACTCCCCGCACCGGCATGCCCGGGCGCACCACGCGTCGACCGGGCATCCGGTCATCGAAGGCTACGACCCGCCCGAAGGCTGGGGCTGGTGCTTCGTCGACGACGTGGCGATCGACCTCGGCGAGGACACCACGCCGCAACTCGGGCCGATACCCCGCTTCTACTGA
- a CDS encoding PrsW family intramembrane metalloprotease has product MSTPAFDTAPDWPVGTDSFVQPRRAAFWVLIALIVIGFVYTARMFTMGARVVPVTVALGVVVWAAYAWLFVLAFRLLDLLEEHPPEAFVLAFGWGGLGAVFFAVPANVAFQSLCAKLISPEFVATWGPAVAGPTSEEFLKVAGVVLLILVARASFQTYLSVLSIGAMVGLGFQVVENLSDTVQLAMHFPSESQVRPVLLNLLMRGLLSGLWTHAAYTTVASFGIAWYLLNPGRSRWQRLGMVAACLALAWGMHFVWNSPLLEDRFDDSLLGTAELLVAKGVPVMIAAALIWRVATRESGAWLHALAAYFVPERELIADDEWMRLGAPLQRLRAVREVRLAQGRRAGRQKRRMQREQLRLVRQAAAHGRGLQTLRHERAIRRLRALLGRAGR; this is encoded by the coding sequence ATGAGCACGCCTGCCTTCGACACCGCGCCCGACTGGCCGGTCGGCACCGATTCCTTCGTGCAGCCTCGGCGCGCGGCGTTCTGGGTGCTGATCGCGCTGATCGTGATCGGCTTTGTCTACACCGCGCGCATGTTCACCATGGGCGCGCGTGTCGTGCCTGTGACGGTGGCGCTCGGCGTGGTGGTGTGGGCGGCCTATGCCTGGCTCTTCGTACTGGCGTTCCGGCTGCTCGACCTGCTCGAAGAGCATCCGCCCGAAGCCTTCGTGCTGGCCTTCGGCTGGGGCGGGCTGGGCGCGGTGTTCTTCGCGGTGCCGGCCAACGTCGCGTTTCAGAGCCTGTGCGCCAAGCTGATCTCGCCCGAGTTCGTCGCCACGTGGGGGCCGGCCGTGGCCGGGCCGACCAGCGAAGAGTTTCTCAAGGTGGCGGGCGTGGTGTTGCTGATCCTGGTGGCGCGCGCCAGCTTCCAGACCTACCTGTCGGTGCTGAGCATCGGCGCGATGGTCGGGCTGGGGTTTCAGGTGGTCGAGAACCTGAGCGACACCGTGCAGCTCGCGATGCATTTCCCGTCCGAGAGCCAGGTGCGCCCGGTGCTGCTCAACCTGCTGATGCGCGGCCTGCTCAGTGGCCTGTGGACCCATGCCGCCTACACCACCGTCGCTTCCTTCGGCATCGCCTGGTATTTGCTCAACCCCGGCCGCAGCCGCTGGCAGCGCCTGGGCATGGTCGCAGCCTGCTTGGCGCTGGCCTGGGGCATGCACTTCGTCTGGAACTCGCCGCTGCTCGAAGACCGCTTCGACGACAGCCTGCTCGGCACGGCCGAACTGCTGGTGGCCAAGGGCGTGCCGGTGATGATCGCCGCCGCGCTGATCTGGCGTGTGGCCACGCGCGAGAGCGGTGCCTGGCTGCATGCGCTGGCCGCGTATTTCGTGCCCGAACGCGAGCTGATCGCCGACGACGAATGGATGCGCCTGGGCGCGCCGCTGCAACGGCTGCGGGCGGTGCGCGAGGTGCGCCTGGCCCAGGGCCGCCGCGCCGGGCGACAGAAGCGGCGCATGCAGCGCGAGCAACTGCGCCTGGTGCGCCAGGCCGCCGCCCACGGGCGCGGCCTGCAGACGCTTCGCCACGAAAGAGCGATTCGCCGCCTGCGGGCCTTGCTCGGCCGGGCAGGGCGGTGA
- the yghU gene encoding glutathione-dependent disulfide-bond oxidoreductase, with the protein MTDTNAKSPTAYVPPRVWTWDQQSGGTFANINRPIAGPTHDKELPVGRHPLQLYSLATPNGVKVTVMLEELLALGHTGAEYDAWLIRIGDGDQFGSGFVGVNPNSKIPALLDRSGAEPVRVFESGAILQYLAEKFGALLPSGGAARAECLSWLFWQMGSAPFLGGGFGHFYAYAPEKFEYPINRYAMEVKRQLDVLDRRLAESAYLAGDEYTIADIATWPWYGGLVRGELYGSAAEFLGATEYRHLKRWTEAIAARPAVQRGRKVNRVRGEAWEQVPERHEASDLDGPAPHA; encoded by the coding sequence ATGACCGACACCAACGCCAAATCGCCCACCGCCTATGTACCGCCCCGCGTCTGGACCTGGGACCAGCAGAGCGGCGGCACCTTCGCCAACATCAACCGCCCCATCGCCGGCCCGACGCACGACAAGGAACTGCCCGTCGGCCGTCACCCGCTGCAGCTGTATTCGCTGGCCACGCCCAACGGCGTCAAGGTGACGGTGATGCTCGAGGAGTTGCTCGCACTCGGTCACACGGGCGCCGAATACGACGCCTGGTTGATCCGCATCGGCGACGGCGATCAGTTCGGCAGCGGTTTCGTCGGCGTCAATCCCAATTCCAAGATCCCCGCGTTGCTCGACCGCAGCGGTGCCGAGCCGGTGCGGGTGTTCGAATCCGGCGCGATCCTGCAGTACCTCGCCGAGAAGTTCGGCGCGCTGCTGCCGAGCGGCGGCGCGGCGCGGGCCGAATGCCTGTCGTGGCTGTTCTGGCAGATGGGCAGCGCGCCTTTTCTCGGCGGCGGCTTCGGGCATTTCTACGCCTACGCCCCCGAAAAGTTCGAATACCCCATCAACCGCTATGCCATGGAGGTCAAGCGCCAGCTCGACGTGCTCGACCGGCGCCTCGCCGAGTCCGCCTACCTGGCGGGCGACGAATACACCATCGCCGACATCGCCACCTGGCCCTGGTACGGCGGTCTGGTGCGCGGCGAGCTCTACGGCTCGGCGGCCGAGTTCCTGGGTGCGACCGAATACCGTCACCTCAAGCGCTGGACCGAGGCCATCGCCGCCCGGCCGGCGGTGCAACGCGGCCGCAAGGTGAACCGGGTGCGCGGCGAGGCCTGGGAGCAGGTGCCCGAGCGCCACGAAGCCAGCGATCTCGACGGCCCCGCGCCGCATGCCTGA
- a CDS encoding zinc-binding dehydrogenase: protein MSTDFTDSHTTALQLRSLITADGRLQVSLEPVPVPEPADNEVLVRLQAAPINPSDLGLLFGAADLSTLQAGDNGDLPTITARVPDAAMKSMAGRAGQSMPVGNEGAGRVVRAGASPAAQALLGKTVAVIGGAAYAQYRAVPVEQCLLLPEGASARDGASSFVNPLTALGMVETMKREGHHALVHTAAASNLGRMLHRICAKDGIALVNIVRKPEQVELLRSLGATHVCDSSASDFLPKLTDALAATGATIAFDATGGGPLGGQILSCMESALSRRGEPYSRYGSSTHKQVYLYGRLDARPTEFRNDFGMAWGMGGWLLFPFLQKIGPEGVAKLKQRVADELSTTFASDYAREISLAEMLQPDVIAAYASRSTGQKFLIDPAKDLPALPGL, encoded by the coding sequence ATGAGCACCGATTTCACGGATTCCCACACCACGGCCCTGCAACTGCGCTCGCTCATCACCGCTGACGGCCGCCTGCAGGTGAGCCTGGAGCCGGTGCCGGTGCCCGAGCCGGCCGACAACGAAGTGCTGGTGCGCCTGCAGGCCGCGCCGATCAATCCTTCCGATCTCGGCCTGCTGTTCGGCGCGGCCGACCTGTCGACCCTGCAGGCAGGCGACAACGGCGACCTGCCGACCATCACCGCCCGGGTGCCCGACGCCGCGATGAAGTCGATGGCCGGCCGGGCGGGCCAGTCGATGCCGGTCGGCAACGAAGGCGCGGGGCGGGTGGTGCGGGCGGGCGCCTCGCCGGCCGCGCAGGCCCTGCTCGGCAAGACGGTGGCGGTGATCGGTGGCGCCGCTTATGCGCAATACCGCGCGGTGCCGGTGGAGCAGTGTCTGCTGCTGCCCGAAGGCGCCAGCGCTCGTGACGGTGCGTCGTCCTTCGTCAATCCACTGACCGCGCTCGGCATGGTGGAGACCATGAAGCGCGAAGGACACCACGCCCTGGTGCATACCGCCGCCGCGTCCAACCTGGGCCGCATGCTGCATCGCATCTGCGCGAAGGACGGCATCGCGCTGGTCAACATCGTGCGCAAGCCGGAGCAGGTGGAACTGCTGCGGTCGCTGGGCGCGACCCATGTCTGCGACAGCAGCGCCAGCGACTTCCTGCCGAAGCTGACCGACGCCCTGGCCGCGACCGGCGCCACCATCGCATTCGACGCGACCGGCGGCGGTCCGCTCGGCGGGCAAATCCTGTCGTGCATGGAATCGGCGCTCTCGCGTCGCGGCGAGCCCTACAGCCGATACGGTTCATCCACGCACAAGCAGGTATACCTTTATGGCCGCCTCGACGCGCGGCCGACCGAGTTTCGCAACGACTTCGGCATGGCCTGGGGCATGGGCGGCTGGCTGCTGTTTCCGTTCCTGCAGAAGATCGGTCCGGAAGGCGTCGCGAAACTCAAGCAGCGTGTAGCGGACGAGCTCAGCACCACCTTCGCCAGCGACTACGCGCGTGAGATCTCGCTGGCCGAGATGTTGCAGCCCGACGTCATCGCGGCCTATGCCAGCCGATCGACGGGGCAGAAGTTCCTCATCGATCCGGCGAAGGATCTGCCGGCCTTGCCAGGCCTCTGA
- a CDS encoding aldolase/citrate lyase family protein — protein sequence MQLHANRFKQALAAGQPQIGLWSTLPSTYVAELIAGAGYDWVLLDTEHTPTDVPQMAAQLQATGAAITLPGAHPIAPVVRPAWNDSVLIKRYLDVGAQNLLLPFVQNADEARAAVAATRYAPRGIRGMGGSTRASNFGRTRDYIARADDEICVLVQVETREALSQIEAIAAVDGVDGIFIGPADLSASMGHPGNPRHPEVDAAIDDAIRRIRACGKAPGILMVDEQRARQCLQNGALFVAVALDLLLLRNGLDAAAAKFRSGDGVIGAQASGSY from the coding sequence ATGCAACTCCACGCCAACCGCTTCAAGCAGGCCCTGGCCGCCGGCCAGCCCCAGATCGGCCTGTGGTCCACCCTGCCCTCCACCTATGTGGCCGAGCTGATCGCCGGCGCCGGCTACGACTGGGTGCTGCTCGACACCGAGCACACGCCGACCGACGTGCCGCAGATGGCGGCCCAGCTGCAGGCGACCGGCGCGGCCATCACCCTGCCCGGCGCCCACCCCATCGCTCCGGTCGTGCGGCCGGCCTGGAACGACTCGGTGCTCATCAAGCGCTACCTCGACGTCGGCGCGCAGAACCTGCTGCTGCCTTTCGTTCAGAACGCCGACGAGGCGCGCGCGGCGGTTGCCGCCACCCGGTATGCGCCGCGCGGCATTCGCGGCATGGGCGGCTCGACCCGGGCGTCGAACTTCGGCCGAACCCGCGACTACATCGCGCGGGCCGACGATGAGATCTGCGTGCTGGTGCAGGTCGAGACACGCGAGGCGCTGTCGCAGATCGAGGCCATCGCCGCCGTCGACGGCGTGGACGGCATCTTCATCGGCCCGGCCGACCTGTCGGCCAGCATGGGCCACCCCGGCAACCCGCGGCACCCCGAGGTGGACGCGGCCATCGACGACGCCATCCGCCGCATCCGCGCCTGCGGCAAGGCGCCCGGCATCTTGATGGTCGACGAGCAGCGGGCCCGGCAATGCCTGCAGAACGGCGCCTTGTTCGTGGCGGTCGCGCTCGATCTGCTGCTGCTGCGCAACGGGCTGGATGCGGCGGCCGCGAAGTTCCGCAGCGGCGACGGCGTAATCGGCGCTCAGGCTTCCGGCAGCTACTGA